A window of the Candidatus Rokuibacteriota bacterium genome harbors these coding sequences:
- a CDS encoding Uma2 family endonuclease → MPTRALLTYSDYAALPDDGRRYELHHGELSVTPAPGTRHQEAIVNLIGLLLQHVRSRGLGKVFVAPTDCILSNVTVVQPDVFYIATDRLAIISERGIEGAPTLAVEVLSPSTARLDRDRKMKLYAEHGVPYYWIVDPESRSVEAYTLTGTAYALAGRVTNAPAPLPPFSDLTVDPTSLWS, encoded by the coding sequence ATGCCGACGCGAGCCCTCCTGACCTACAGCGACTATGCGGCCCTTCCCGACGACGGGCGGCGCTACGAGCTGCATCACGGCGAGCTCTCCGTGACTCCGGCCCCAGGCACCCGGCACCAGGAAGCTATCGTCAACCTCATCGGGCTCTTGCTCCAGCACGTGAGATCACGAGGCCTCGGCAAGGTCTTCGTCGCGCCGACGGACTGCATCCTGAGCAACGTGACGGTGGTCCAGCCAGACGTCTTCTACATCGCCACCGACCGGCTGGCGATCATCAGTGAGCGCGGCATCGAAGGGGCGCCGACCCTCGCGGTCGAGGTGCTCTCGCCGTCCACCGCTCGGCTCGACCGCGATCGGAAGATGAAGCTATACGCGGAGCACGGCGTGCCCTACTACTGGATCGTCGATCCGGAGAGCCGTTCGGTGGAGGCCTACACGCTCACTGGAACCGCGTACGCGCTCGCGGGTCGCGTGACGAACGCGCCGGCACCGCTGCCGCCGTTCAGCGACCTGACGGTCGACCCCACGTCACTCTGGTCCTGA
- a CDS encoding DNA-binding protein, whose amino-acid sequence MKLTIDLSPAQAERLRHEADRLGLAPEDLARAAIVDLLATPGDDFKAAAERVLRKNEELYRRLA is encoded by the coding sequence ATGAAGCTCACCATCGATCTTTCGCCAGCGCAGGCAGAACGGCTCCGCCACGAAGCCGACCGACTCGGTCTCGCGCCGGAGGATCTCGCTCGTGCCGCGATCGTGGACCTCCTGGCAACCCCTGGAGATGACTTTAAGGCAGCCGCCGAACGCGTGCTGCGAAAGAACGAGGAGTTGTACCGGCGTCTCGCCTGA